Proteins encoded by one window of Bacillota bacterium:
- a CDS encoding DUF697 domain-containing protein — translation MSRVQEQTTYGIPAQQAKTLEIVTEEEEITLDTGFDEAEDPDLQLDLESDFQFEPWLARIVSSREAAALVGGIVLLIGLFVLTQTLSAVATLMSLPQPLRLGGYVLLGAVLVGLAWCAIRLLRPLWRLRRSPQLRSQSLLVLAQRQRAREKAADDLAEAKRLLTDILQAHPVMDPAAHRRILKFGFQVDELESIRRGALRILEEEMTTYESWLERYLTLFVRPLEQVAKRRVKQYAVRVGALTAALPTDFLTTAAVLYNSTLMVHDLCQIFGLRTGRFGALTITTRVLTNVLASAYADDAAEAVGDIIAEALPEGLGVGGKVVGNVVKPVGEAAINGALLLRLGHRTIALLTPCK, via the coding sequence ATGTCTAGAGTTCAGGAACAAACCACCTATGGGATTCCAGCGCAACAGGCTAAGACCCTAGAGATTGTGACAGAAGAAGAGGAGATTACCCTCGATACCGGCTTTGATGAAGCCGAGGATCCTGATCTGCAATTGGATCTGGAATCGGACTTTCAGTTCGAACCATGGCTGGCGAGAATAGTTTCCAGCAGGGAAGCCGCAGCTCTGGTCGGGGGCATTGTTCTTCTCATTGGACTGTTTGTCTTGACCCAAACCCTGTCGGCGGTGGCGACGCTGATGAGTTTGCCGCAGCCTCTGCGCCTTGGCGGGTATGTCCTTCTGGGAGCGGTGCTGGTGGGCTTGGCATGGTGTGCTATAAGGTTGTTGCGGCCCCTTTGGCGACTGCGTCGATCTCCTCAGCTGAGAAGTCAGAGCTTGTTGGTCTTGGCTCAAAGGCAAAGGGCTCGGGAGAAGGCTGCCGATGATCTTGCTGAGGCGAAGCGGCTGTTAACGGATATTCTCCAGGCTCATCCGGTGATGGACCCTGCTGCCCACCGACGAATCCTGAAGTTTGGTTTTCAGGTTGATGAACTGGAATCGATTCGCAGGGGAGCTCTCAGGATCTTAGAGGAGGAAATGACCACCTATGAATCCTGGCTGGAGCGTTATTTGACTTTGTTTGTCAGGCCCCTTGAGCAGGTGGCCAAGCGAAGGGTCAAACAGTACGCGGTGAGGGTTGGCGCCTTGACCGCGGCACTGCCAACGGACTTCTTGACTACCGCGGCAGTGTTGTACAACTCCACCTTGATGGTCCACGACCTCTGCCAAATCTTCGGCCTGCGGACAGGACGCTTCGGGGCTCTGACCATCACCACCCGAGTCTTGACCAATGTCCTGGCTTCAGCCTATGCCGACGATGCCGCTGAGGCAGTGGGGGACATCATTGCCGAGGCCCTTCCCGAAGGCCTAGGAGTCGGCGGCAAGGTAGTTGGCAATGTGGTGAAACCGGTGGGAGAAGCTGCCATCAACGGAGCCCTGCTCCTGAGGTTAGGACACCGCACGATAGCCCTGCTCACCCCCTGTAAGTAG
- a CDS encoding YcjX family protein, whose translation MARLPRIRRRNIRVGVIGLYGAGKTVFLTSLINHLRNHDPKRFQLGDSPCRVTVFRELAPEYNLPRFPYEQYRSSLVNERRWPRKTTVTSNYVLAYARSDHPLVKYRLSLLDLPGERIMDLSMYGSSYRTWSRGILRRLQLEEEYREPAEAYLRLAARPTTSEAVLIEAYRQLLRRLFCGYRPMITPSTYLLPAKTDDLTAIPQRGVFDQTFVGLGPDSQFAPLPERTLSQNRDLEKRFTQRYNAYVREIVRPMANFLRGCDSLVILVDVATVLAGGVSSYHGCRELLGEIIGALKPGDSGLPSYVLREGTRLTGDIVPGADSLLRLAIPHINRVAFVATQVDRVHERERQKLAGLLKDMTYDLIDARKEQSWGLQVDWFACAAVASTDSKQNGMIQARLQEDKLDNVIVNYTTTPVPEYWPEDWSPGDYQFPFVRPSIPLRRDAPPRHLDLDRVARFVLA comes from the coding sequence ATGGCTAGACTGCCAAGAATCAGAAGGCGAAATATCAGGGTTGGGGTTATTGGCCTCTATGGCGCTGGCAAGACGGTGTTTCTGACCTCCCTGATCAACCATCTGCGCAACCACGATCCAAAGCGGTTTCAGCTTGGCGATTCGCCCTGCCGGGTGACGGTCTTTCGAGAGTTGGCACCGGAGTACAACCTGCCTCGGTTTCCCTACGAGCAGTATCGGTCCTCCTTGGTTAATGAAAGACGTTGGCCCCGGAAGACTACCGTCACTTCCAATTACGTCCTAGCGTACGCCCGCTCGGACCACCCCCTCGTCAAGTATCGGCTGTCCCTTTTGGACCTTCCCGGGGAGAGAATTATGGACCTGTCTATGTATGGCAGTAGTTACCGGACCTGGAGCAGGGGGATCTTACGGCGATTGCAGCTGGAAGAGGAATACCGGGAGCCGGCAGAAGCCTACTTGCGACTGGCTGCTAGGCCCACCACCAGTGAAGCGGTGTTGATCGAGGCCTATCGGCAGCTGTTGCGTCGGCTTTTTTGTGGGTATCGTCCGATGATCACCCCCTCAACCTATCTTTTGCCCGCCAAGACCGATGACCTGACAGCGATTCCCCAACGGGGCGTCTTTGATCAGACCTTTGTTGGCCTTGGGCCCGACAGTCAGTTTGCTCCACTGCCAGAGAGGACTCTGTCCCAGAATCGAGACCTAGAAAAACGGTTCACCCAGCGCTATAACGCCTATGTCCGGGAAATTGTCAGGCCCATGGCCAACTTTCTGCGAGGCTGTGATTCTCTGGTGATTTTAGTGGATGTGGCCACGGTGTTGGCTGGTGGAGTTAGCTCTTACCATGGGTGTCGGGAGCTCTTGGGGGAAATCATCGGTGCCTTGAAGCCCGGAGACAGTGGTTTACCTTCCTATGTTTTGCGGGAAGGAACGCGCCTGACGGGAGATATTGTTCCCGGAGCTGATTCTCTGCTTCGACTGGCGATTCCCCACATCAACCGGGTGGCATTTGTTGCGACCCAGGTCGATCGGGTCCATGAAAGGGAGCGGCAGAAGCTAGCGGGTCTGCTAAAGGACATGACCTACGACCTGATTGATGCCCGCAAAGAGCAGTCCTGGGGCTTACAGGTAGATTGGTTTGCCTGTGCCGCGGTAGCCTCCACCGATAGCAAGCAGAACGGGATGATTCAGGCTCGGCTCCAGGAGGACAAGCTTGACAATGTCATAGTTAACTATACTACCACTCCGGTTCCCGAGTACTGGCCAGAGGATTGGTCTCCAGGGGATTACCAGTTTCCCTTTGTTCGGCCCAGCATTCCCCTAAGGCGGGACGCTCCACCAAGGCACTTGGATTTGGATCGGGTGGCTAGGTTTGTATTAGCCTAA
- a CDS encoding phosphotransferase, with amino-acid sequence MQDIASYSTFKTIEPINRGWSRDQKYRVETQDGRTLLLRVADISQHDRKQTEVAMMKQAAALGIPMSVPLEFGTCNDGKSVYGLLTWCEGEDAEVVLPRLPVMEQYLLGVESGEILRKLHSLPAPVDLERWGPRFNRKIDARIQMYRECGIRIDGDDQILNYIEANRHLLTGRPQCYQHGDYHVGNMVLTEDNQLSVIDFNRWDYGDPWEEFNRIVWSAAVSPHFATGQLRGYFGGDPPMEFFRLLALYIATNTISSIPWAIPFGDEEIQVMKNQAQDVLAWFDNMNNPVPTWYLEDWHVQSIDGVPYRLKAPWDLSFIGKYGKVFKVFDEQDSGNICFGVQKGEEKYFVKFAGAPTIGYSGPPEEAVKRLKESVPVYRDLAHLNLVRLLEAEEIGGGFALVFEWVDGECMGKQYPESRQRFLQLPKETRLEAFDAILSFHAHAASQGYVAIDFYDGCIMYDLTAKKTVLCDIDLYSRAPYTNNMGRMWGSTRFMSPEEFQLGAVIDEVTNVYLMGATAFALFAESDRTPEKWQLSEKLYEVAAKAVSDARSQRQQSIQQFVDEWNEAREK; translated from the coding sequence ATGCAGGACATTGCCAGTTACAGTACCTTTAAGACTATTGAGCCTATTAATAGGGGCTGGTCACGGGACCAAAAGTATCGGGTCGAGACCCAGGACGGTAGGACCTTACTACTTCGGGTTGCAGATATTTCTCAACATGACAGGAAACAAACCGAGGTAGCTATGATGAAACAGGCCGCGGCCTTGGGAATACCGATGTCAGTGCCGTTAGAATTTGGGACCTGCAATGATGGTAAAAGTGTGTACGGGCTTTTGACCTGGTGTGAAGGTGAAGATGCCGAGGTGGTGTTACCCCGCCTCCCAGTGATGGAACAGTACCTCTTGGGGGTAGAGTCCGGGGAGATTCTTAGAAAGCTTCATTCCCTTCCAGCACCGGTGGATCTGGAGAGATGGGGTCCTCGGTTTAACCGGAAGATAGATGCCAGGATTCAGATGTACCGGGAGTGTGGAATTAGAATCGATGGGGATGACCAGATTCTAAATTACATTGAAGCCAACCGCCATTTGCTCACGGGCAGGCCCCAGTGTTATCAGCACGGAGACTATCATGTAGGTAACATGGTTCTGACAGAGGATAATCAGCTGTCAGTCATTGATTTTAACCGCTGGGACTATGGCGATCCCTGGGAGGAGTTCAACCGAATTGTCTGGAGTGCAGCAGTCAGCCCCCATTTTGCCACCGGGCAGCTGAGGGGGTACTTTGGCGGCGATCCTCCAATGGAGTTCTTTCGGCTGTTAGCACTTTATATCGCAACCAATACCATCTCGTCTATCCCCTGGGCAATTCCCTTTGGGGATGAGGAGATCCAGGTGATGAAAAACCAAGCTCAGGATGTATTGGCTTGGTTCGATAACATGAACAATCCGGTTCCAACTTGGTACCTAGAGGACTGGCATGTGCAATCCATCGATGGTGTGCCCTATAGACTAAAAGCGCCCTGGGACCTTTCCTTTATCGGGAAATACGGTAAGGTGTTTAAGGTCTTTGATGAACAGGATTCCGGTAATATCTGCTTTGGAGTGCAAAAGGGCGAGGAAAAGTACTTTGTCAAATTCGCGGGCGCTCCCACCATCGGTTACTCTGGCCCTCCGGAAGAGGCGGTTAAGCGCCTAAAAGAGTCTGTGCCGGTGTATCGAGACCTAGCCCACCTCAATCTGGTGAGACTCCTGGAGGCCGAGGAGATTGGCGGCGGCTTTGCCCTGGTCTTTGAGTGGGTTGACGGGGAATGTATGGGTAAACAGTACCCAGAGTCTAGGCAAAGGTTCTTGCAGCTGCCCAAGGAGACAAGGCTTGAGGCTTTTGACGCCATCTTGTCCTTTCATGCCCACGCAGCATCCCAGGGATATGTCGCCATTGACTTTTACGATGGCTGCATCATGTATGATCTTACCGCCAAGAAAACGGTGCTCTGTGACATTGATTTATACAGTAGGGCTCCCTATACCAACAATATGGGTAGAATGTGGGGTAGTACCCGTTTTATGTCTCCCGAGGAATTTCAGTTGGGGGCAGTAATCGATGAAGTTACCAATGTGTACTTAATGGGAGCCACAGCCTTCGCTTTATTTGCTGAATCTGACCGAACACCGGAGAAGTGGCAGCTAAGCGAGAAGTTATATGAAGTTGCGGCAAAGGCTGTTAGTGATGCCCGCAGTCAGCGGCAGCAATCTATTCAGCAGTTTGTCGATGAGTGGAATGAGGCCAGGGAAAAGTGA
- a CDS encoding iron-sulfur cluster repair di-iron protein, ric, whose translation MTRFAEVKARNLEKLEMYVPVVARVHGGTHPEFHEVRKVFDVLREKMQAAGTAKPDLTDEFAQLRQITGNYQVPGNVCETYEAVYTLLQELDEAYSA comes from the coding sequence ATGACGAGATTTGCCGAAGTAAAGGCGCGGAACCTAGAGAAGCTGGAGATGTATGTACCGGTTGTAGCCCGTGTCCACGGGGGAACCCACCCAGAATTCCATGAGGTACGCAAAGTGTTCGATGTACTAAGGGAGAAAATGCAGGCTGCTGGCACAGCGAAGCCGGACCTCACCGATGAATTTGCCCAGCTGCGCCAAATCACTGGGAATTACCAAGTACCAGGCAATGTCTGCGAAACCTACGAGGCCGTTTACACCCTGCTCCAGGAACTCGATGAAGCTTATAGCGCTTAG
- a CDS encoding heavy metal translocating P-type ATPase: MKLQRRILRNKNTIALISGILIAIAFLSKWTVGNVPLFEGALIIASILGIAPIAIQAYQALRVKVISIDVLVTIAVTGAFIIRNFEESAIVTFLFLFGAYLEQRTLNKTRSAIKELTEMAPESALKQMENGEFQEVDVDEVDVGDILLVRTGAKVPVDGTVVSGEGSINEASITGESIPVGKAQGDSVFAGTILDNGTLQIVADRVGEDTIFGRIIELVEEAQDSKSEAERFIDRFAKYYTPAVLIIGLLVWLFSKDLELAITILVLGCPGALVIGVPVSNVAGIGNGARHGVLLKGSEVIGDFSRVDTMVFDKTGTLTMGNPSVAEVAYYGNNTDEALGYLASVERESDHPLAKAVLEEIGETRFSEVEGTEVVKGSGIVATVNGHRLAVGNVALMEREKVALSQQARADISRFEKNGNSLVLTAVDGELKVLMGIRDQIRPGVREELQRLRRLGVKNLVMLSGDNQGTVDVVSRELGLTEAHGNMLPEDKAAYVKELIDKGQIVAFVGDGVNDSPSLALAHIGIAMGGGTDVAIETSDVVLMNSDFGRLPHALGLTKATARNMRQNIVIAVGVVLVLLASVLFSDWMNMSIGMLVHEGSILAVILNGMRLLRYKLRG, encoded by the coding sequence ATGAAATTACAACGTCGCATCTTGAGAAACAAGAACACTATTGCCCTAATCAGCGGTATCCTAATTGCCATTGCCTTTCTCAGTAAATGGACAGTTGGCAATGTACCACTCTTTGAAGGGGCCTTGATCATCGCTTCGATTTTAGGCATAGCCCCTATTGCCATCCAAGCCTATCAAGCCTTAAGGGTTAAGGTAATTAGCATTGATGTTCTTGTTACCATCGCCGTTACTGGAGCCTTTATCATCAGAAACTTTGAGGAATCTGCCATTGTCACCTTCCTCTTCCTCTTCGGTGCCTATCTAGAGCAGCGAACCTTGAATAAAACCCGTTCGGCCATCAAAGAGCTCACAGAGATGGCACCAGAAAGTGCGCTTAAACAAATGGAAAATGGCGAGTTCCAAGAGGTTGACGTCGACGAAGTCGATGTAGGCGATATTTTGCTGGTAAGAACCGGGGCTAAAGTACCGGTGGATGGCACTGTTGTCTCCGGTGAAGGCTCCATCAACGAAGCCAGCATCACAGGCGAATCTATCCCTGTCGGTAAAGCGCAGGGTGACAGTGTCTTTGCCGGTACCATCTTAGATAACGGAACCCTTCAAATTGTGGCTGACCGTGTTGGTGAAGATACCATCTTCGGTAGGATTATTGAACTGGTGGAAGAAGCCCAGGACTCCAAGTCTGAAGCGGAGCGCTTTATTGATCGCTTTGCCAAATACTATACGCCGGCAGTCTTGATTATCGGCCTTCTGGTCTGGCTGTTTTCAAAGGATCTAGAGCTGGCTATCACCATCTTAGTTCTAGGTTGCCCAGGTGCTTTAGTGATTGGCGTACCTGTCTCCAATGTGGCTGGCATCGGAAATGGAGCCAGGCACGGCGTGTTGCTTAAGGGCAGTGAAGTAATCGGAGACTTCAGCAGAGTGGATACCATGGTCTTCGACAAGACCGGCACACTCACCATGGGTAATCCCTCCGTTGCAGAGGTAGCGTACTATGGAAACAATACTGATGAGGCCCTTGGTTATCTAGCCAGTGTAGAGCGCGAATCAGACCACCCCTTAGCCAAAGCGGTTTTAGAGGAAATAGGCGAGACTCGGTTTTCAGAGGTGGAAGGAACAGAGGTGGTAAAGGGCAGCGGAATTGTGGCCACTGTAAATGGTCACAGACTAGCCGTAGGCAATGTGGCCTTAATGGAAAGAGAAAAGGTTGCCCTTAGTCAGCAGGCTAGAGCCGACATCTCCCGCTTTGAAAAAAACGGTAACTCATTGGTCCTGACAGCAGTTGATGGCGAGCTGAAGGTTCTAATGGGCATACGGGACCAGATCCGTCCAGGGGTTAGGGAAGAGCTCCAGAGACTCAGAAGACTTGGCGTAAAGAACCTTGTGATGCTCTCCGGTGACAACCAAGGCACCGTTGACGTAGTCAGCCGCGAGCTGGGATTAACAGAAGCCCATGGAAACATGCTGCCGGAGGATAAAGCGGCCTATGTCAAAGAACTAATTGACAAAGGTCAAATCGTAGCCTTCGTAGGAGACGGGGTGAATGACAGTCCTTCCCTTGCCCTAGCCCATATCGGCATTGCTATGGGTGGCGGCACCGATGTGGCCATTGAAACCTCAGATGTGGTCTTGATGAACTCAGATTTTGGCCGGTTGCCCCATGCTCTAGGCCTTACCAAGGCTACTGCCAGGAACATGAGACAGAATATCGTGATCGCTGTGGGAGTTGTCTTGGTTTTACTAGCCAGCGTACTCTTTAGTGACTGGATGAATATGTCCATCGGTATGCTAGTTCATGAAGGCAGCATCTTAGCTGTAATCCTGAACGGAATGAGATTGCTGCGCTACAAACTCAGGGGATAA
- a CDS encoding heavy-metal-associated domain-containing protein — translation MKSATLQLETLTCPSCMQKIEGAIEALDGVAQDTIKVMFNSSKVKLEFDEDKISLQDIEKAITNVGYEVQKSSVR, via the coding sequence ATGAAATCGGCAACACTGCAATTGGAAACTTTAACCTGTCCATCCTGCATGCAGAAAATCGAAGGTGCCATTGAAGCCCTTGACGGAGTGGCCCAAGATACGATAAAGGTGATGTTCAATTCCAGCAAAGTAAAACTAGAATTTGATGAAGATAAGATTTCTCTCCAAGACATTGAAAAGGCCATTACCAATGTGGGCTACGAAGTTCAAAAATCCAGTGTTAGATAG
- a CDS encoding arsenic transporter, producing the protein MKIAAAIIFVLTYVLLLSLPKHRAYIALASAAVYVLLGIVPFGEVFAVVDWNVILMIAGTMGVVALFIESKMPALLADLIIERMPNVKWAIIALSLFAGFVSAFIDNVATVLMVAPVALSISKKLGISPVPSLIAIAVASNLQGAATLVGDTTSILLGGYANMDFLDFFVFRGKPGLFWVVQAGAIAATLILFYIFREYKQSVRADGRTKVRDYFPSMLLVGMVVLLILASFIPQKPSITNGLICVGLFAIGVLRSAIRKNNFGVIWNALKELDYFTLLLLSGLFVVVGGVTRAGLVNDIAKIFVRLSGDNLFIVYTLLVWASVLFSAFIDNIPYVATMLPVTAGIAQVLGVEPYILYFGLISGATLGGNLTPIGASANITALGILRRDGYEVSAGEFMRIGVPFTLTAVTVGYALIWLIHA; encoded by the coding sequence GTGAAAATTGCTGCGGCGATAATTTTTGTGCTTACTTATGTGTTGCTTTTGTCATTACCTAAGCATCGGGCTTACATAGCCTTAGCCTCAGCGGCGGTTTATGTGCTGCTGGGAATTGTTCCTTTCGGCGAAGTGTTTGCTGTAGTTGATTGGAATGTGATCTTGATGATCGCCGGTACCATGGGTGTTGTGGCTCTGTTCATCGAATCCAAGATGCCGGCACTGCTTGCGGACTTGATTATCGAAAGAATGCCCAACGTTAAGTGGGCAATTATTGCACTGTCCCTTTTTGCCGGGTTCGTTTCCGCGTTTATCGATAACGTGGCGACGGTTCTCATGGTTGCACCGGTGGCTTTGAGTATTTCGAAAAAATTGGGGATCTCGCCAGTCCCGAGCCTGATTGCTATTGCAGTGGCTTCCAACCTCCAGGGTGCGGCTACCCTGGTCGGTGACACCACTTCGATTCTTCTTGGTGGATACGCCAATATGGACTTTCTAGACTTCTTTGTCTTCCGCGGCAAGCCGGGATTGTTCTGGGTTGTCCAGGCAGGTGCCATTGCTGCAACGCTGATTCTGTTCTACATCTTCAGGGAGTACAAGCAGTCGGTCAGAGCCGATGGAAGAACCAAGGTTAGAGACTATTTCCCCTCCATGCTTCTGGTCGGCATGGTTGTTCTTCTGATTCTAGCTTCCTTTATCCCACAGAAACCGAGCATCACCAATGGACTAATCTGTGTCGGTCTTTTCGCAATTGGGGTACTGCGAAGCGCAATCAGGAAGAACAACTTTGGGGTTATCTGGAATGCGCTGAAGGAGCTCGACTATTTCACCCTGCTTCTGCTAAGTGGGCTGTTTGTAGTCGTTGGTGGCGTCACTAGGGCAGGGCTTGTCAATGATATAGCCAAAATCTTTGTTCGCTTGAGTGGAGATAACCTCTTTATTGTCTATACACTTCTCGTGTGGGCTTCTGTATTGTTCTCTGCCTTTATTGACAATATTCCCTATGTGGCGACGATGCTGCCGGTCACCGCCGGAATTGCTCAAGTGTTAGGAGTCGAGCCGTATATTCTTTACTTCGGACTTATTTCTGGCGCAACTCTAGGAGGAAACTTAACACCTATCGGTGCCTCTGCTAACATTACCGCCCTTGGCATTCTGCGTAGGGATGGATACGAGGTAAGCGCAGGAGAATTTATGAGGATTGGTGTTCCCTTTACCCTAACGGCTGTGACCGTCGGTTATGCACTGATTTGGCTAATTCATGCTTAA
- a CDS encoding amidohydrolase family protein: protein MKRIDAHVHGEPPQSAREGREFVERYRSLGIDKVVLIEDPHTVLKAMGVCGDFIIPVFRVKPDIVTPNEIETYFKMGCKGIKFIRPGSAYSDQKYMPLYRKIAELDGVAVFHTGYLAHRNYKNPEPLNILDMAPAHLDAIARQVPTLRMLMSHYGNPWWEEAWKVSYSHDNIYADLSGGTAYIRSMFLWKELLAPNGKLFLPAVEKLCFASDIHYFRSELMIEPYFDFYDTLLSEIGVSEELAERINYFNISELFKL, encoded by the coding sequence ATGAAAAGAATAGACGCCCATGTTCATGGGGAGCCGCCTCAGTCTGCCAGGGAAGGTAGAGAGTTTGTTGAGAGGTACCGAAGCCTGGGTATTGACAAAGTGGTGTTAATAGAAGATCCCCATACTGTGCTCAAGGCAATGGGCGTTTGTGGGGACTTTATCATTCCGGTGTTTCGGGTAAAGCCCGATATCGTGACCCCCAATGAGATCGAGACTTACTTCAAGATGGGCTGCAAGGGAATCAAGTTCATTCGCCCTGGAAGTGCCTATAGCGATCAGAAGTACATGCCGCTATATAGAAAAATCGCGGAGCTGGATGGAGTTGCTGTCTTCCATACTGGATACCTTGCCCATCGTAACTACAAGAACCCCGAACCCCTGAACATTCTCGACATGGCCCCGGCTCATCTCGATGCCATTGCCCGGCAGGTTCCCACTCTGCGGATGTTGATGTCCCATTACGGCAATCCCTGGTGGGAGGAAGCCTGGAAGGTATCCTACTCCCATGACAACATCTATGCCGATTTGTCAGGAGGAACGGCCTACATCAGATCCATGTTTCTGTGGAAGGAACTCTTGGCCCCCAACGGAAAGCTCTTCCTGCCGGCCGTGGAGAAGCTCTGCTTTGCCTCTGATATTCACTACTTCCGTTCGGAACTAATGATTGAACCCTATTTTGATTTCTACGATACTTTGCTGAGTGAAATCGGCGTCAGTGAGGAACTAGCGGAGAGAATCAACTATTTCAATATCAGTGAGCTCTTCAAGCTGTAG
- a CDS encoding family 43 glycosylhydrolase produces MQSMSHANNRSDKKEQGRSGNPVFPGWYADPEARIFQGRYWIYPTYSAPYDEQLFFDAFYSDDLVQWTKVGPILTKEDIPWARRAMWAPSPIEKNGKYYYYFAANDIQSNDELGGIGVAVADQPEGPFRDALGRPLIGEFHHGAQPIDPHVFIDDDGTASLYYGGWRHCNVCKLNDDMISLGVFDDGEIYKEITPEGFVEGPCMIKRNGKYYFMWSEGGWTGPDYSVAYGIASSPLGPFKREGTILQQDPEVATGAGHHGIFNIPGTDEWYIVYHRRPLGETDRNHRVVCIDRMEFTSDGRIKPVKITHQGVEPRPLK; encoded by the coding sequence ATGCAATCAATGTCACATGCCAATAACAGGTCTGACAAGAAGGAACAGGGCCGTTCAGGTAATCCCGTCTTTCCCGGGTGGTACGCTGACCCAGAGGCCCGGATCTTCCAAGGGCGCTACTGGATCTACCCAACCTATTCGGCACCCTATGATGAACAGCTTTTCTTTGATGCCTTTTACTCCGATGATCTAGTCCAGTGGACCAAAGTAGGTCCCATCTTGACCAAGGAGGATATCCCCTGGGCTCGCCGGGCAATGTGGGCACCTTCACCCATTGAGAAAAACGGCAAATACTATTACTACTTTGCCGCCAATGATATCCAAAGCAATGATGAACTAGGTGGAATCGGGGTTGCCGTTGCCGATCAGCCAGAGGGCCCCTTTCGGGATGCCTTGGGAAGGCCTTTGATCGGTGAGTTCCACCACGGAGCCCAGCCCATCGATCCCCATGTGTTTATCGATGATGATGGCACCGCTTCCTTATACTATGGCGGGTGGCGGCATTGTAATGTCTGCAAACTCAACGACGACATGATTAGCCTTGGGGTATTCGATGATGGTGAGATATATAAAGAGATCACACCCGAAGGGTTTGTTGAAGGCCCTTGCATGATCAAGCGCAATGGCAAATACTACTTCATGTGGTCGGAGGGCGGTTGGACGGGACCGGATTACTCCGTTGCCTACGGCATTGCCTCATCACCCCTGGGCCCCTTCAAGAGGGAAGGGACAATCCTACAGCAGGATCCCGAGGTAGCTACAGGAGCCGGCCACCACGGCATCTTCAATATTCCCGGTACCGATGAATGGTATATTGTCTATCATCGGCGTCCTTTGGGAGAAACGGATCGGAACCACCGGGTGGTATGCATCGACCGGATGGAGTTCACCTCGGATGGTCGAATCAAGCCTGTGAAGATCACCCATCAGGGGGTAGAGCCCCGTCCTTTGAAGTAG
- a CDS encoding site-specific DNA-methyltransferase: MARTKTSAFGTSRRESHDASEFYSRSIYRKEIGVIYEQLSTMVESNQRVVPDRPLEEWANRIYCHSSEDMSHIPNDSVGLAFTSPPYNAGKDYDEDLGLCDYLSLIGRVASEVYRVLKPGGRYVVNIANLGRKPYIPLHSYFYMVHTAVGFQPAGEIIWQKGKGMNGSCAWGSWLSAKAPRLRDVHEYLLVFTKDGFSRPDRGQSDISREEFMSGTLSVWNIAPESAKKVGHPAPFPLELADRVIRLFSYTDDVILDPFCGSGTTCVAAALSGRFYVGYDIVPEYCELSRARIREGR, from the coding sequence ATGGCTAGGACGAAAACTTCAGCCTTTGGCACCTCAAGACGAGAGAGCCATGATGCTTCGGAGTTTTATAGTCGGAGTATATATAGGAAGGAAATAGGGGTTATCTATGAGCAGCTCAGCACCATGGTTGAGTCAAATCAGCGAGTTGTACCCGATAGGCCCTTAGAGGAGTGGGCCAACAGAATCTACTGCCACAGCTCCGAGGATATGTCCCATATCCCCAATGATAGCGTTGGTTTAGCCTTTACCTCACCGCCTTACAACGCCGGTAAGGACTACGATGAGGATCTAGGTCTGTGTGATTACCTGTCTTTAATCGGCAGGGTCGCCAGTGAGGTCTATCGTGTGCTCAAGCCGGGAGGTCGGTATGTAGTCAACATCGCCAATCTCGGTCGGAAACCCTATATCCCTCTCCATTCCTACTTCTATATGGTTCATACCGCGGTGGGATTTCAGCCCGCAGGAGAGATTATCTGGCAAAAGGGAAAGGGTATGAACGGAAGCTGCGCCTGGGGTTCTTGGCTTTCCGCGAAGGCTCCCCGGCTGCGGGACGTTCACGAATACTTACTGGTGTTCACTAAGGACGGATTTAGCCGACCGGACAGAGGACAATCGGATATTTCTCGGGAAGAATTCATGAGCGGCACCCTATCGGTTTGGAATATAGCCCCGGAGTCTGCCAAGAAGGTAGGCCATCCGGCTCCCTTTCCCCTGGAGCTGGCCGATCGAGTAATTCGGCTCTTTTCCTATACCGATGATGTGATACTGGATCCCTTCTGCGGCTCAGGCACAACCTGTGTGGCTGCTGCCTTAAGCGGAAGGTTCTATGTTGGGTATGATATTGTGCCGGAATACTGCGAGCTATCGAGAGCGAGGATTCGAGAAGGCCGATGA